The Coffea arabica cultivar ET-39 chromosome 8e, Coffea Arabica ET-39 HiFi, whole genome shotgun sequence genome window below encodes:
- the LOC113703677 gene encoding elongation factor 2-like, whose product MVKFTAEELRRIMDYKHNIRNMSVIAHVDHGKSTLTDSLVAAAGIIAQEVAGDVRMTDTRADEAERGITIKSTGISLYYEMTDEALKAYKGERQGNEYLINLIDSPGHVDFSSEVTAALRITDGALVVVDCIEGVCVQTETVLRQALGERIRPVLTVNKMDRCFLELQVEGEEAYQTFQKVIENANVIMATYEDPLLGDVQVYPEKGTVAFSAGLHGWAFTLSNFAKMYASKFGVDESKMMERLWGENFFDPATKKWTSKNTGSPTCKRGFVQFCYEPIKQIISTCMNDQKDKLWPMLSKLGVTMKSDEKELMGKALMKRVMQTWLPASSALLEMMVYHLPSPAKAQKYRVENLYEGPLDDQYANAVRNCDPEGPLMVYVSKMIPASDKGRFFAFGRVFSGKIATGMKVRIMGPNYVPGEKKDLYVKNVQRTVIWMGKKQETVEDVPCGNTVAMVGLDQFITKNATLTNEKEVDAHPIRAMKFSVSPVVRVAVQCKVASDLPKLVEGLKRLAKSDPMVVCTIEESGEHIIAGAGELHLEICLKDLQDDFMGGAEIIKSDPVVSFRETVLEKSCRTVMSKSPNKHNRLYMEARPLEEGLAEAIDDGRIGPRDDPKNRSKILSEEFGWDKDLAKKIWCFGPETTGPNMVVDMCKGVQYLNEIKDSVVAGFQWASKEGALAEENMRGICFEVCDVVLHADAIHRGGGQVIPTARRVIYASQLTAKPRLLEPVYLVEIQAPEQALGGIYSVLNQKRGHVFEEMQRPGTPLYNIKAYLPVVESFGFSGTLRASTSGQAFPQCVFDHWDMMSSDPLESGSQAAQLVTEIRKRKGLKDQITPLSEFEDKL is encoded by the exons ATG GTGAAGTTCACAGCAGAAGAGCTTCGAAGGATTATGGACTACAAGCACAATATCCGTAATATGTCTGTTATTGCACATGTTGATCATG GGAAGTCCACTCTTACTGATTCTCTTGTGGCTGCTGCTGGTATCATTGCTCAAGAAGTTGCTGGAGATGTTCGAATGACGGATACAAGAGCAGATGAAGCTGAGCGTGGTATTACAATCAAGTCCACTGGTATCTCACTTTATTATGAGATGACTGATGAAGCTTTAAAGGCCTACAAAGGGGAGCGGCAGGGAAATGAGTATCTTATTAATCTTATTGATTCCCCTGGGCATGTTGATTTCTCATCTGAGGTGACTGCTGCCCTTCGTATTACTGATGGTGCATTGGTGGTGGTTGATTGTATCGAGGGTGTGTGTGTCCAAACAGAAACTGTCCTTCGACAGGCTCTGGGAGAAAGGATTCGGCCTGTCTTAACTGTCAACAAAATGGACAGGTGTTTCCTTGAGCTCCAGGTTGAGGGGGAGGAGGCTTACCAAACATTTCAGAAGGTTATTGAGAATGCCAACGTTATCATGGCGACATATGAAGATCCTCTCCTTGGTGATGTCCAGGTTTACCCAGAGAAAGGTACCGTTGCTTTCTCTGCTGGTTTACATGGCTGGGCTTTCACTCTTAGTAACTTCGCCAAAATGTATGCCTCCAAGTTTGGTGTTGATGAGTCTAAGATGATGGAAAGACTGTGGGGTGAGAATTTCTTTGACCCTGCTACCAAGAAGTGGACCAGCAAGAACACTGGCTCACCTACATGCAAGCGTGGTTTTGTTCAGTTCTGTTATGAGCCCATCAAGCAGATCATCAGCACTTGCATGAATGATCAGAAGGACAAGCTGTGGCCAATGTTGTCAAAGCTTGGAGTAACGATGAAGTCTGATGAAAAAGAGTTGATGGGAAAGGCACTCATGAAGCGTGTCATGCAGACATGGCTTCCAGCAAGTAGTGCTCTACTTGAAATGATGGTCTACCATCTTCCATCTCCTGCCAAGGCTCAGAAGTACCGTGTTGAAAACTTGTACGAGGGTCCGCTTGATGATCAATATGCTAATGCCGTCAGGAACTGTGATCCCGAGGGACCTCTTATGGTCTATGTATCCAAGATGATTCCAGCATCTGACAAAGGTAGATTCTTTGCTTTTGGCCGtgtgttttctggaaaaattgCTACTGGCATGAAGGTTAGAATCATGGGTCCCAACTATGTTCCTGGAGAGAAAAAGGACTTGTATGTTAAGAATGTCCAAAGAACAGTTATTTGGATGGGTAAGAAGCAGGAAACAGTTGAGGATGTGCCATGTGGTAACACAGTTGCTATGGTTGGTTTGGATCAATTCATCACCAAGAATGCAACCTTGACCAATGAAAAGGAAGTTGATGCTCATCCAATTAGAGCAATGAAGTTCTCTGTCTCCCCTGTCGTGCGTGTTGCTGTGCAGTGCAAGGTTGCATCTGACCTCCCCAAGCTTGTTGAAGGTTTGAAACGTCTGGCGAAGTCTGACCCTATGGTTGTCTGTACGATTGAGGAATCTGGAGAGCACATCATTGCTGGTGCTGGAGAACTGCACCTTGAAATTTGCTTAAAGGATTTGCAAGATGATTTTATGGGCGGTGCTGAGATTATTAAGTCTGATCCAGTGGTGTCTTTCCGTGAGACAGTTCTCGAGAAGTCTTGTCGCACTGTGATGAGCAAATCTCCTAACAAGCACAACCGTCTCTATATGGAAGCTAGGCCCCTGGAAGAGGGGCTTGCTGAGGCCATTGATGATGGTCGTATTGGTCCAAGGGATGATCCAAAGAATCGTTCTAAGATCTTGTCAGAGGAGTTTGGATGGGACAAGGATCTTGCAAAGAAAATCTGGTGTTTTGGTCCTGAGACTACTGGACCCAACATGGTGGTTGATATGTGCAAGGGAGTTCAGTACCTGAATGAAATTAAGGATTCTGTTGTTGCTGGTTTCCAGTGGGCTTCAAAAGAAGGTGCATTGGCTGAAGAAAACATGAGAGGTATCTGCTTTGAGGTTTGTGACGTCGTCCTGCATGCTGATGCCATCCACAGAGGCGGTGGCCAGGTTATTCCTACTGCTAGGAGGGTTATCTATGCTTCCCAACTTACTGCTAAGCCCCGACTTTTGGAACCCGTGTACCTTGTGGAGATCCAAGCACCCGAACAAGCTCTCGGTGGCATCTACAGTGTTCTGAACCAGAAGCGTGGACACGTCTTTGAGGAGATGCAGAGGCCAGGCACACCCCTTTACAATATCAAGGCCTATCTTCCTGTCGTCGAGTCATTTGGTTTCTCAGGTACATTGAGAGCTTCTACATCAGGACAGGCATTCCCCCAGTGTGTCTTTGATCACTGGGATATGATGTCCTCGGATCCATTAGAATCTGGATCGCAAGCTGCTCAGCTTGTTACTGAGATCAGAAAGAGGAAGGGTTTGAAAGATCAGATCACACCACTTTCAGAGTTCGAGGACAAGCTGTAA
- the LOC113702704 gene encoding mitochondrial carrier protein CoAc1 gives MGSSQGSSLSTNVAGFVDGSSARRQVSYVDHLPVYVKELIAGGAAGAFSKTAVAPLERTKILLQTRTAGFHSLGVYHSLKKLMKHEGVMGFYKGNGASVLRIVPYAALHFMTYEQYRSWILDNCSVFGTGPVVDLLAGSAAGGTAVLCTYPLDLARTKLAYQVVDTRTTLQNATRCIYVQPAYTGIRNVIESVYKEGGVRALYRGVGPTLVGILPYAGLKFYIYEELKRHVPEEHQTSIMMRLSCGALAGLLGQTFTYPLDVVRRQMQVEHLQPSLQAGAPHKSTLDRLLTIARHQGWKQLFAGLSINYIKIVPSVAIGFTMYDMMKTWLHIPPRQKSKSISTA, from the exons atGGGTTCCTCCCAAGGGTCCTCTTTATCCACAAATGTGGCAGGGTTTGTTGATGGATCTTCTGCTCGCAGACAAGTTTCATATGTGGATCATTTGCCCGTCTATGTCAAGGAGCTGATTGCTGGAGGAGCTGCTGGTGCATTTTCTAAAACTGCCGTTGCTCCGCTGGAACGGACTAAAATTCTTTTGCAG ACAAGGACAGCAGGATTTCATTCTCTTGGTGTTTATCATTCTCTAAAGAAGCTAATGAAGCATGAAGGTGTGATGGGATTTTACAA AGGAAATGGAGCTAGCGTCCTTCGAATTGTTCCATATGCTGCACTACATTTCATGACTTATGAGCAGTACCGGTCTTGGATATTGGATAACTGCTCTGTCTTTGGGACAGGGCCTGTTGTAGATCTTTTAGCAGGTTCAGCTGCTGGGGGAACAGCAGTTTTGTGTACCTATCCATTGGATTTAGCCCGTACCAAACTTGCTTATCAG GTTGTTGATACAAGAACAACTTTGCAGAATGCTACAAGATGTATTTATGTGCAACCTGCCTACACTGGCATAAGAAATGTGATAGAGAGTGTATATAAAGAAGGGGGAGTCCGTGCACTTTATAGGGGTGTAG GTCCAACACTTGTTGGTATTCTTCCTTATGCTGGTTTAAAGTTTTACATCTATGAAGAACTTAAGAGACATGTTCCTGAAGAACACCAAACATCTATTATGATGCGGTTATCATGTGGAGCACTAGCTGGTTTACTTGGCCAGACTTTTACATATCCTTTAGATGTTGTAAGAAGACAAATGCAG GTTGAGCATCTCCAACCTTCATTGCAAGCTGGTGCACCGCACAAGAGCACGTTGGACAGGCTGTTAACTATCGCCCGTCATCAAGGTTGGAAGCAATTATTTGCTGGCCTCAGCATTAATTATATCAAG ATTGTTCCCTCGGTGGCAATTGGTTTCACAATGTATGACATGATGAAGACCTGGCTTCATATACCTCCTCGgcagaaatcaaaatcaatctcTACTGCATAA